One genomic window of Boudabousia tangfeifanii includes the following:
- a CDS encoding sulfite exporter TauE/SafE family protein: protein MELVLTASLVGIGVGIVVGALGAGGGILSVPILTYLLGQSPHAATNGSLVIVAVTALVALPGKAKRGQVKWVDGAIFGALSTIGAIIGRQINHMLGGGQLFTLFGILLLGVSVYMFYNGHQRALLEAGKSKKAPVEPTGERNLVLVILAATATGLLTGLFGVGGGFAVVPVLMIVMKFNMREASGTSLLVMIIAAAVSMLTGIVQHSFHVDWATVLLFTVGSSVGGLIGGPLSQKAKASTLTYIFGVLLVLVALYTLAKTLVF from the coding sequence ATGGAACTAGTTTTGACCGCCAGCCTAGTCGGGATTGGCGTCGGCATTGTGGTGGGCGCATTGGGTGCCGGGGGAGGCATTCTTTCGGTTCCGATCTTGACCTACCTGTTGGGCCAGTCGCCGCACGCCGCGACCAACGGTTCCTTGGTGATTGTGGCCGTAACCGCTTTGGTGGCATTGCCGGGTAAGGCCAAGCGAGGTCAAGTGAAATGGGTGGATGGTGCAATTTTTGGTGCTCTTTCTACCATTGGGGCTATTATTGGCCGACAGATTAACCACATGCTTGGTGGTGGGCAGCTTTTCACGCTCTTTGGCATCCTGCTTTTGGGCGTTAGCGTCTACATGTTCTACAACGGCCATCAGCGAGCCCTGCTAGAGGCCGGTAAAAGCAAAAAGGCTCCGGTAGAACCTACTGGGGAACGCAACCTCGTGTTGGTGATTTTGGCGGCCACCGCGACCGGCTTGTTAACCGGTTTGTTTGGTGTGGGTGGCGGTTTCGCTGTCGTTCCAGTGTTGATGATTGTCATGAAGTTCAACATGCGCGAGGCTTCAGGAACCTCGCTGCTAGTCATGATCATTGCTGCTGCCGTCTCAATGTTGACGGGCATTGTCCAGCACAGCTTCCACGTTGACTGGGCCACGGTTTTGCTCTTCACCGTGGGTTCGTCGGTTGGTGGTCTTATCGGTGGTCCACTCTCGCAAAAAGCCAAGGCTTCCACTCTCACCTACATCTTTGGGGTGCTGTTGGTATTGGTTGCGCTCTACACCTTGGCTAAGACGCTCGTTTTCTAG
- a CDS encoding NAD(P)/FAD-dependent oxidoreductase produces MADIVILGAGISGHTAALHLRRMLEKEHRVVVVSPNSKWNWIPSNIWVGVGKMTAKDVTFKLAPIYKRKGIEFHQAAGRVIHPQGDNSHSRPFVEIEYTDPKRKGEVAQLEYDYLINATGPRLNFGATPGLGPDAGNTYSVCSAEHAVECSAELEKVIKEMKGGAKRTLVVGMGSGVCTCEGAAFEYTFNVEHQLREAGVRDNAELVYLTNEKQLGDFGVDGMKFVESGFETSSELWASSLFRERKVKPILGAACTEITKDVIRYETLDGTHHELPYDFAMLLPPFTGQPLTAVDKDGNDMTADIFAPSGFMKVDANYTPKPYEEWRAEDWPNTYECVGYPNIFAVGIAFAPPHAISKPRQSPSGRMIAPAPPRTGMPSGVMGKTAAKTIAKRIKEGPNAAAERASLANLGAACVASTGLGALKGSAASMTMMPVVPDYTRTPTGRNIKQTNGRIGLGGHWVKYMLHLLFIYKAKALPGWQLIPE; encoded by the coding sequence ATGGCAGACATTGTTATCCTCGGTGCCGGTATCTCAGGGCATACTGCCGCCCTGCATCTACGCCGCATGCTCGAAAAAGAACATCGCGTAGTAGTTGTTTCCCCCAATTCAAAGTGGAACTGGATTCCTTCTAACATTTGGGTGGGCGTTGGAAAGATGACAGCAAAGGATGTCACTTTCAAACTGGCTCCGATTTACAAGCGGAAGGGAATTGAATTCCACCAAGCTGCAGGCCGAGTCATTCACCCTCAAGGTGACAACTCACATTCGCGGCCTTTCGTAGAAATCGAATACACGGATCCAAAGCGTAAGGGCGAAGTCGCACAACTCGAATACGACTACCTGATTAACGCTACCGGTCCCCGACTAAACTTCGGAGCAACCCCTGGTCTCGGCCCTGACGCTGGTAACACCTACTCAGTTTGTTCAGCCGAACATGCCGTTGAATGCTCTGCCGAACTCGAAAAAGTCATTAAGGAAATGAAGGGCGGTGCTAAGCGCACCCTCGTAGTTGGCATGGGCTCTGGCGTTTGCACCTGTGAAGGTGCCGCCTTCGAGTACACCTTCAATGTCGAACATCAACTACGTGAAGCCGGTGTTCGCGATAACGCCGAGCTGGTTTACCTCACCAATGAAAAGCAGCTTGGTGACTTCGGGGTTGACGGCATGAAGTTCGTTGAGAGCGGTTTTGAAACCAGTTCTGAACTATGGGCTTCTTCCCTCTTCCGCGAGCGCAAGGTAAAGCCAATCTTGGGGGCTGCTTGCACTGAAATCACCAAGGACGTGATTCGCTACGAAACCCTCGATGGCACTCACCACGAACTCCCCTACGACTTCGCCATGTTGCTGCCACCTTTCACCGGTCAGCCCTTGACCGCAGTCGATAAGGATGGCAACGACATGACTGCTGACATCTTCGCCCCCAGCGGCTTCATGAAGGTCGACGCAAACTACACGCCGAAGCCGTACGAAGAGTGGCGGGCTGAGGACTGGCCCAACACTTACGAGTGCGTTGGCTACCCGAATATCTTCGCTGTGGGCATTGCTTTTGCCCCACCGCACGCGATTTCGAAGCCACGGCAGTCGCCCTCGGGCCGCATGATTGCCCCCGCCCCACCACGTACCGGTATGCCATCGGGTGTGATGGGCAAGACCGCCGCGAAGACCATCGCCAAGCGCATCAAGGAAGGCCCAAATGCCGCCGCCGAGCGTGCCTCGCTGGCAAACCTTGGCGCCGCCTGTGTCGCCTCGACCGGCCTCGGTGCCCTCAAGGGGTCCGCCGCCTCCATGACCATGATGCCAGTAGTCCCCGACTACACTCGCACCCCCACCGGGCGCAACATCAAACAGACCAATGGTCGTATCGGTCTTGGTGGCCACTGGGTGAAGTACATGCTCCACCTACTCTTTATTTACAAGGCAAAAGCCCTGCCAGGCTGGCAGCTAATTCCGGAGTGA
- a CDS encoding NCS2 family permease, which yields MKTVKTLTTDNAPKGPIDKFFQISARGSSYAAEVRGGVVTFFAMAYILVINPIILAPATKEFGIEPAAIAAGTALIAGITTIAMGVFANFPLAMAAGMGLNAMVSFTLCLGLGLNFQEAMGLIFWEGVAITVLVLTGFREAVFKAIPTQLKTAISVGIGLFIAFIGLVDAGIIRPGGTPVQLGINGSLSGWPALVFVIGLIVTIVLYVNKVRGAILIGIGSSTVVAMIIQAFAQLPVKSEDAPTGWGITVPALQGSPVAMPSFGTLGQIDFFGAFHKLGFVAVLLLVFSLMLADFFDTMGTMVAIGAEADLLDETGTPPRAKWILLIDSLSAIAGGLGGVSSNTAYVESSAGVGEGARTGFANIVTGGLFLLSMFFAPIVEMVPSEAATTALVFVGFLMMTQVAEIDWRDPEIAIPAFLTIAFMPFAYSITVGIGMGFVSFFVIKLGRGKFKEIHPLMWIVSALFILYFVLGPVQAALAG from the coding sequence GTGAAAACGGTTAAGACACTCACGACCGATAATGCCCCTAAAGGGCCGATTGATAAGTTCTTCCAGATCAGCGCTCGCGGCTCCTCTTACGCCGCCGAAGTTCGCGGTGGCGTAGTTACCTTCTTCGCCATGGCCTACATTCTGGTCATCAACCCCATCATTTTGGCACCAGCTACTAAAGAGTTCGGGATCGAACCAGCCGCAATTGCCGCTGGTACCGCCCTCATCGCTGGTATCACCACTATCGCCATGGGCGTGTTCGCCAACTTCCCATTGGCGATGGCCGCCGGTATGGGCCTGAACGCCATGGTTTCCTTCACTCTTTGCCTCGGCTTGGGCTTGAATTTCCAAGAAGCCATGGGCTTGATTTTCTGGGAAGGTGTAGCCATTACCGTCCTAGTTCTAACCGGTTTCCGTGAGGCAGTCTTTAAAGCGATTCCAACTCAGCTTAAGACTGCCATTTCTGTCGGTATCGGTCTGTTCATTGCTTTCATTGGCTTGGTTGACGCTGGCATTATTCGCCCAGGCGGCACCCCAGTTCAGCTTGGCATCAACGGCTCCCTCTCGGGTTGGCCAGCACTAGTCTTCGTGATCGGTTTGATTGTCACCATCGTGCTTTACGTCAACAAGGTGCGTGGCGCTATCTTGATCGGCATCGGTTCTTCCACCGTTGTCGCCATGATTATCCAGGCTTTCGCTCAGTTGCCTGTTAAGTCCGAGGACGCCCCCACCGGTTGGGGCATCACCGTGCCGGCCCTGCAGGGCTCCCCGGTGGCCATGCCATCTTTCGGTACCTTGGGTCAGATTGATTTCTTTGGCGCTTTCCACAAGCTCGGCTTTGTGGCCGTCCTTTTGTTGGTCTTCTCGCTCATGTTGGCCGACTTTTTCGACACCATGGGCACCATGGTGGCAATCGGTGCGGAAGCTGATTTGCTTGACGAGACTGGCACTCCCCCACGCGCCAAGTGGATCCTCCTCATCGACTCCCTTTCCGCTATTGCCGGTGGTCTAGGTGGCGTTTCCTCTAACACCGCTTACGTGGAATCTTCCGCTGGTGTGGGTGAAGGTGCTCGGACCGGTTTCGCCAATATCGTTACCGGTGGCCTCTTCCTTCTATCCATGTTCTTCGCCCCGATCGTCGAAATGGTTCCTTCCGAGGCCGCCACTACCGCCCTCGTCTTCGTTGGTTTCTTGATGATGACCCAGGTAGCTGAAATCGATTGGCGCGACCCAGAAATCGCCATCCCAGCCTTCCTCACGATTGCGTTCATGCCATTCGCTTACTCCATCACCGTGGGTATCGGCATGGGCTTCGTTTCCTTCTTCGTGATCAAGCTAGGACGTGGCAAGTTCAAGGAAATCCACCCACTCATGTGGATCGTTTCCGCCTTGTTTATCCTCTACTTCGTCCTCGGCCCAGTCCAGGCAGCTTTGGCTGGCTGA
- a CDS encoding MFS transporter: protein MSNENTTVYVDEKRARFIKKWSSTLIAFGEFIDGYDLTVIGVAMVFLSKDFALTSSDKGLLVAVSFIGTAVGLIAFGDLADRIGRKKVFAFNLWVFIITAIGAALITQVWMLWVMRFLIGVAIGMDLSCSSAFLAEVAPAARRGRLAGSLPNITFILGAIFSILMAIVLQATVSEDYHSWIWRGMFLFAAIPSFLVLMGRKQLPESPRWLIQNGREEEAYQILKALDLDEEVLQAKPKKTNREYRKLFKGDARRRMLVCTAFFMLNTTAGPIVSFMGPVIFNEAGIKVTQNLYISLAANCIGLLALLIGVKIIDTVNRRTLGLVTAAVLTASALTVGLLGSTSKIFLFGGFICWTFATWLGPAVLAWIWSAEAYPTELRGFGAGLTQALARLCSAITAFIIPGLVHEYGYYAIAPYATVYFLMFLLVLANPWLASTNESLEAVAEGELKK from the coding sequence ATGTCTAACGAAAACACCACAGTGTACGTTGACGAAAAACGTGCACGCTTTATTAAGAAGTGGTCGTCCACTCTGATTGCCTTCGGCGAATTCATTGACGGCTACGATTTGACCGTTATTGGCGTGGCCATGGTCTTCCTTTCCAAGGATTTCGCCCTGACCTCCTCCGACAAGGGCCTTTTGGTGGCCGTTTCCTTCATTGGTACTGCAGTTGGCTTGATCGCCTTCGGTGACCTGGCAGACCGCATCGGCCGTAAGAAGGTCTTCGCCTTCAACCTCTGGGTCTTTATTATCACGGCTATTGGTGCCGCCCTGATTACCCAGGTGTGGATGCTTTGGGTAATGCGTTTCTTGATCGGTGTCGCGATTGGTATGGACCTTTCGTGCTCGTCCGCTTTCCTAGCTGAAGTTGCTCCAGCTGCACGTCGTGGCCGCCTCGCTGGCTCGCTACCAAACATCACCTTCATCCTCGGTGCTATTTTCTCCATCTTGATGGCTATTGTCCTTCAGGCCACCGTGTCGGAAGACTACCACTCCTGGATTTGGCGAGGCATGTTCCTCTTCGCTGCGATTCCTTCCTTCCTCGTGTTGATGGGACGTAAGCAGCTACCTGAATCCCCACGCTGGTTGATCCAGAACGGCCGCGAAGAAGAGGCCTACCAGATCCTCAAGGCTCTAGACCTTGACGAAGAAGTTCTTCAGGCCAAGCCAAAGAAGACCAACCGCGAATACCGCAAGCTCTTCAAGGGCGATGCTCGTCGCCGCATGTTGGTTTGCACCGCCTTCTTCATGCTCAACACCACCGCCGGCCCCATCGTTTCCTTCATGGGCCCAGTTATCTTCAACGAAGCTGGCATTAAGGTCACCCAGAACCTATACATCTCCCTCGCAGCTAACTGCATCGGCTTGCTCGCTCTTCTCATCGGCGTCAAGATCATCGATACCGTTAACCGCCGCACCCTCGGCTTGGTTACTGCTGCAGTCCTAACCGCTTCTGCTCTAACCGTCGGCCTCCTCGGCTCCACCTCGAAGATCTTCCTCTTCGGCGGCTTCATCTGCTGGACCTTCGCCACCTGGCTCGGCCCGGCAGTACTCGCCTGGATTTGGTCCGCAGAAGCATACCCAACCGAACTACGTGGTTTCGGCGCTGGTTTGACCCAGGCACTTGCTCGCTTGTGCTCGGCCATCACCGCCTTCATCATCCCTGGTTTGGTTCACGAGTACGGCTACTACGCCATTGCTCCATACGCCACCGTTTACTTCCTCATGTTCTTGCTAGTGCTCGCTAACCCATGGTTGGCTTCCACTAACGAAAGCTTGGAAGCTGTGGCCGAGGGCGAACTCAAGAAGTAA
- a CDS encoding LacI family DNA-binding transcriptional regulator — MARANRSDVAKLAGVSLSTVSHVMNGRAAELGFSEETARKVREAAEQVGYVPRAAARAFRYQASKVIGLFLGEIPESLHLPVFNELLLSAIEAATEMHYFVLPILLPLTRREEIPDIIRKTLQEVELAGAIVEVGSHDPAVFKLLVQSDIPIVWLNPGGPASDLPGRASLGIAEGEGVGQMLERIPTEQIKRPVYLTGPGPFPERLRPFAKKFAKYQVVQADSWLTPAGYNSTGRLLADGELPDLIFAANDLLALGALTAARDLEVTIPHTIQLFSYGGFEQTGSPMIQLSTVDWPLEQMGHMAVAALLQERSDWDQKWFAGAEVVTDGLSSQNALRLNLASVAHPRGTTLRLS, encoded by the coding sequence ATGGCCCGAGCCAATCGTAGCGATGTTGCCAAGCTTGCCGGTGTTTCCCTGAGCACGGTTTCGCATGTGATGAATGGCCGGGCTGCCGAGTTGGGTTTCTCGGAGGAGACCGCTCGGAAGGTTAGAGAGGCAGCCGAACAGGTTGGCTATGTTCCGAGGGCGGCCGCCCGTGCTTTCCGCTACCAGGCCAGTAAGGTGATTGGCCTGTTCTTGGGTGAAATCCCGGAGTCTTTGCACTTGCCGGTCTTTAATGAGCTGCTGCTTTCGGCGATTGAAGCAGCCACCGAAATGCACTACTTCGTTTTGCCGATTTTGTTGCCGCTCACCCGCCGCGAAGAGATCCCTGACATTATCCGCAAGACTTTGCAGGAAGTGGAGTTGGCCGGCGCGATTGTCGAGGTCGGCTCCCACGATCCTGCGGTCTTTAAACTCCTGGTCCAAAGTGATATCCCGATTGTTTGGCTTAACCCGGGTGGTCCGGCCTCGGATTTGCCGGGTCGTGCTTCTTTGGGGATCGCCGAGGGCGAGGGCGTTGGGCAGATGCTGGAGCGGATCCCTACGGAGCAAATCAAACGGCCGGTTTATTTGACCGGTCCGGGGCCTTTCCCGGAGCGCTTGCGACCTTTTGCGAAGAAGTTTGCCAAGTATCAGGTTGTTCAGGCCGATTCTTGGTTGACTCCTGCCGGGTATAACTCCACCGGTCGCCTGTTGGCTGACGGGGAGCTGCCGGATTTGATTTTCGCGGCGAATGACTTGCTGGCCTTAGGTGCTTTGACTGCGGCTCGCGATCTTGAGGTTACTATTCCGCACACTATTCAGTTGTTTAGCTACGGTGGTTTCGAACAAACAGGTTCGCCCATGATTCAGCTTTCGACGGTGGATTGGCCGTTGGAGCAAATGGGTCATATGGCGGTAGCTGCCTTGCTGCAGGAACGTTCCGATTGGGATCAGAAGTGGTTCGCTGGGGCCGAGGTCGTAACCGACGGCCTGAGCAGCCAGAACGCTTTGCGACTCAATCTAGCTTCGGTGGCTCATCCCCGTGGCACTACTTTGCGCTTGAGCTAA
- a CDS encoding sulfatase-like hydrolase/transferase: MSKTNNSRPNFLVILTDDQGPWAMSRTMPELVTPTVDSLVASGTSFDNFYCASPVCSPARASLLTGRMPSAHGVHDWLVGERHPDANEDHYLGGLHTLPETLKQNGYTCGMSGKWHVGTSQHPAPGFDFWYAHRLGGGPYYGAPVWSEDGKRVDEERYFTYAVADEAASFLDQMGRKKREREWGQGYRQTGHNSGENDGTAADQKPVEENPEPFYLQVNFTAPHDPWLDAHPQDLYDLYDGCDFPSVPREEPHPWTKRFEADFKEAFANPVPHLQGYAASLSGVDRALARLLERLEANGLADNTIVIYMSDNGFSCGHHGIWGKGNGTYPLNFWENSVRVPFVISMPGQSQARRVSDHVSATSFFPTICELAGIEPVDDPLAAGKSLKGLVDGSRPGDGTDSVVIFDEYGSGRMIRNGDWKYIDRPDGMPCELYNLANDPEERENLVDSADYAARVDEMKTELHDWFAAHQTATENAWGRDVRGRGQVHPPRKGYDDARTYVLENLCLDGNRDE; encoded by the coding sequence ATGAGCAAGACCAACAACTCGCGCCCTAACTTCCTGGTGATCCTCACCGATGACCAAGGCCCCTGGGCGATGAGCCGCACCATGCCTGAACTCGTTACCCCCACCGTCGACTCGCTCGTCGCCTCCGGTACCAGCTTCGACAACTTCTACTGCGCGTCGCCTGTTTGCTCGCCCGCACGCGCCTCACTACTAACCGGCCGGATGCCCTCCGCCCACGGCGTTCACGACTGGCTGGTTGGTGAACGACATCCAGACGCCAACGAAGACCACTACCTAGGCGGGCTCCACACCCTGCCCGAAACTCTCAAGCAGAACGGCTACACCTGCGGCATGTCCGGCAAATGGCACGTTGGCACCAGCCAGCATCCCGCCCCGGGCTTCGACTTCTGGTACGCTCACCGCCTTGGTGGCGGCCCCTACTACGGCGCCCCAGTTTGGTCCGAGGACGGAAAGCGCGTCGATGAAGAACGCTACTTCACCTACGCCGTCGCTGATGAAGCAGCCAGCTTCCTTGACCAAATGGGCAGGAAGAAGCGCGAACGTGAATGGGGCCAAGGCTACCGCCAAACCGGACACAACAGCGGTGAAAATGACGGCACAGCCGCAGATCAGAAGCCTGTCGAGGAAAACCCTGAGCCCTTCTACCTCCAGGTAAACTTCACGGCACCACACGACCCATGGCTCGACGCCCACCCGCAAGATCTTTACGATCTCTACGATGGTTGCGACTTCCCGTCGGTTCCACGTGAAGAACCACACCCATGGACTAAGCGTTTCGAAGCAGACTTCAAGGAAGCCTTCGCTAACCCTGTCCCGCATTTGCAAGGTTACGCGGCCTCGCTCTCTGGTGTGGACCGCGCCCTCGCCAGGTTGCTAGAACGCCTCGAAGCCAACGGGCTAGCCGACAACACCATCGTCATCTACATGTCCGATAACGGCTTCTCCTGTGGCCATCACGGCATTTGGGGCAAGGGCAATGGCACCTACCCACTCAACTTCTGGGAAAACTCGGTACGAGTCCCATTCGTCATCTCAATGCCAGGACAAAGCCAGGCCCGACGCGTCTCCGACCATGTTTCGGCCACCAGTTTCTTCCCGACCATCTGCGAACTAGCTGGCATCGAACCAGTCGACGATCCACTCGCCGCTGGCAAGTCCCTCAAGGGCCTCGTTGATGGCAGCCGTCCCGGTGATGGCACCGACTCCGTGGTCATCTTCGACGAATACGGTAGCGGCCGCATGATTCGCAATGGCGACTGGAAGTACATTGACCGTCCAGACGGTATGCCATGCGAACTCTACAACCTCGCCAACGACCCAGAAGAACGCGAGAACTTGGTTGATTCTGCCGACTACGCTGCGCGGGTAGATGAGATGAAGACCGAACTCCACGACTGGTTCGCCGCTCACCAAACTGCCACCGAAAATGCGTGGGGTCGTGACGTTCGCGGACGCGGCCAGGTACACCCACCACGTAAGGGCTACGATGACGCCCGCACCTACGTGCTGGAAAACCTCTGCCTCGACGGTAACCGCGACGAATAA
- a CDS encoding ROK family protein produces the protein MPQQVSGRSSAKPTFARSINLGAVIQRLIRGEQTRTGLAAELDLNQSTLTRLVVKLDELGLVNEGDPIIEGRGRPLRPLTIRENSRVTIAIHIGCDYIMAGVVNLTSQVSHKIFEPHDQQLSNVVSRTNEIISELLAKCDEDEIPREHILGVGICTAAWVDEAAGIIKNHTVFGWKNVDFVSQIHTNEGLPVTLSSTAQAQAEANLISPTEPDMSDFLHLFVGSVCLVAQVLNYNVWKPENEMSGYLDPLGIKDKDGNWHTFGELLSNQGVVERAHELGLEGDIIEILNAAEDGNEIAIDLLRRRSEDVGRASALIAEIFGVQNVVISGCAGLMHRHIELVEKGAKEAASTEQPPFIHAVPGLVEAHVPAAAAPVIAKFCFDPK, from the coding sequence ATGCCACAACAAGTTTCAGGTCGGAGTTCTGCTAAACCGACGTTTGCCCGGAGTATTAATCTGGGTGCCGTTATTCAGCGACTAATCCGCGGGGAACAGACCCGTACTGGATTAGCCGCAGAACTTGACCTTAACCAATCGACTTTGACTCGTTTGGTGGTGAAACTAGATGAACTAGGACTTGTCAATGAGGGTGACCCCATCATTGAAGGTCGTGGTCGTCCCCTACGTCCACTCACCATCCGCGAAAATAGCCGTGTCACGATCGCTATCCACATTGGTTGCGATTACATCATGGCTGGTGTTGTTAACCTGACTTCTCAGGTTAGCCACAAAATCTTCGAGCCACACGATCAGCAACTCTCTAACGTTGTGTCTCGAACCAATGAAATCATCTCTGAACTACTAGCTAAGTGCGATGAGGATGAGATTCCGCGCGAGCACATCTTGGGCGTCGGTATTTGTACCGCTGCTTGGGTTGATGAAGCTGCTGGGATCATCAAGAACCACACCGTCTTTGGTTGGAAGAATGTTGACTTTGTTTCCCAGATCCACACCAATGAGGGTCTGCCGGTCACTTTGTCCTCCACTGCCCAGGCCCAGGCCGAAGCTAACCTGATTTCCCCGACTGAACCTGACATGAGCGATTTCTTGCACTTGTTCGTTGGTTCGGTTTGTTTGGTCGCCCAGGTGTTGAACTACAACGTTTGGAAGCCAGAAAACGAAATGAGCGGTTACCTTGATCCTTTGGGCATCAAGGATAAGGACGGCAACTGGCACACCTTTGGTGAGCTACTTTCGAACCAGGGTGTTGTTGAGCGTGCTCACGAACTCGGCTTGGAAGGCGACATCATCGAGATTCTTAATGCCGCTGAAGATGGCAACGAGATTGCGATTGATCTTTTGCGCCGTCGTTCCGAGGACGTGGGTCGCGCTTCGGCTCTCATTGCCGAAATCTTTGGTGTCCAGAACGTGGTCATCTCTGGTTGCGCTGGTTTGATGCACCGCCACATTGAGTTGGTAGAAAAGGGTGCCAAGGAGGCTGCTTCCACTGAACAACCACCTTTCATCCACGCTGTTCCTGGCTTGGTTGAAGCTCATGTTCCGGCTGCTGCCGCTCCGGTGATTGCTAAGTTCTGCTTCGATCCTAAGTAA
- a CDS encoding inorganic phosphate transporter, which yields MSVTLVLVVTVVVIALAFDYTNGFHDAANAIATSVSTRALTPRIALGMAAVMNIVGALLGTEVAKTIGDGIINVKQFAESTDATMQVHGLIIVLGALVGAITWNLITWWFGLPSSSSHALIGGLVGAGLASSTQVEWKGILDHVIIPMFASPVVGFVLAYGFMMILLYTLRNRPYHRTMRRFRILQTISAAAMALGHGLQDAQKTMGVIVMALVAGGYAEHWNLIDANNGLVIPWEVKIASALAISLGTYSGGWRIMRTLGRKMIELDPARGFAAETVAAGVLYTTAFITHSPISTTHTITSAIMGAGATKSMKAVRWNVAKDIVIGWFLTIPAAALVSSIIYFLMNALIA from the coding sequence GTGTCGGTAACCCTAGTATTAGTGGTCACCGTCGTGGTCATCGCACTCGCGTTTGACTACACTAACGGTTTCCACGATGCTGCCAATGCGATTGCTACTTCCGTTTCAACTCGCGCCCTAACCCCACGTATCGCGTTGGGCATGGCCGCAGTGATGAACATCGTCGGTGCTCTCCTTGGCACCGAAGTGGCAAAAACAATTGGTGACGGCATCATTAACGTCAAACAATTTGCCGAATCAACTGACGCCACCATGCAGGTTCACGGTCTCATCATTGTGCTTGGCGCACTTGTTGGGGCGATCACTTGGAACTTGATCACTTGGTGGTTCGGCCTACCTTCTTCTTCATCCCACGCGCTCATTGGCGGCTTGGTTGGCGCTGGTCTCGCCTCTTCCACCCAGGTGGAATGGAAAGGCATCCTAGACCACGTCATCATCCCCATGTTCGCTTCGCCGGTAGTAGGTTTCGTCTTAGCCTACGGCTTTATGATGATCCTGCTTTACACCCTACGTAATCGTCCGTACCACCGTACAATGCGCCGTTTCCGCATCTTGCAGACCATTTCCGCAGCCGCTATGGCACTCGGGCACGGTCTACAGGATGCCCAGAAAACCATGGGCGTTATCGTGATGGCTTTGGTTGCTGGCGGATACGCAGAACACTGGAATCTGATTGACGCCAACAACGGCTTGGTAATTCCTTGGGAAGTAAAAATTGCTTCGGCACTCGCCATTTCCCTTGGCACATACTCTGGTGGTTGGCGCATTATGCGCACCTTGGGTCGTAAGATGATCGAACTCGATCCGGCTCGCGGCTTTGCCGCCGAAACGGTAGCAGCTGGCGTTCTTTACACCACTGCTTTCATCACTCACTCCCCCATTTCCACCACTCACACCATTACCAGCGCCATTATGGGTGCCGGTGCCACCAAGTCAATGAAAGCGGTTCGTTGGAACGTCGCCAAAGACATTGTTATTGGTTGGTTCCTAACAATCCCAGCCGCTGCCCTAGTTTCTTCGATTATCTACTTCCTAATGAACGCATTAATCGCTTAG
- a CDS encoding DUF47 domain-containing protein has translation MGLSFKSSDSAFFDLFSQSANHLVAGIDLLAKLVAAPREERAVLRDSLHEVEHEADVTRHEISKKLNASFVTPLDREDISELAGVLDDCMDYADEAGDLIVLYQLEELPAGIIEQVVQLQRCAELTAEAMPGLRKMEGLRDYWVEINRLENYGDRIYRDMLAEIFEAGLDPLTVIKLKDIIETLEKAMDKFEALANTVESVAIKES, from the coding sequence ATGGGACTGAGCTTCAAGTCATCAGACTCAGCTTTTTTTGACCTCTTTTCCCAGTCAGCCAACCATTTGGTCGCCGGGATTGACCTGCTAGCCAAATTGGTAGCTGCCCCCCGTGAAGAACGGGCGGTTCTACGCGATTCCCTTCATGAAGTAGAACATGAAGCAGACGTTACTCGTCACGAAATCAGCAAAAAACTTAACGCTTCTTTCGTGACCCCCCTTGACCGTGAAGACATTAGCGAACTAGCTGGCGTCCTCGATGATTGTATGGACTACGCCGACGAAGCCGGCGACCTTATCGTTCTATACCAACTCGAAGAACTACCAGCTGGCATTATTGAACAAGTTGTTCAGTTGCAACGCTGCGCTGAACTTACTGCTGAAGCTATGCCAGGCCTACGGAAGATGGAAGGCCTACGTGACTACTGGGTAGAAATCAACCGTCTGGAAAACTACGGCGACCGCATTTATCGCGATATGTTGGCCGAAATTTTCGAGGCCGGGCTTGACCCCTTGACGGTCATCAAGCTGAAAGACATTATTGAGACTCTTGAAAAGGCCATGGATAAGTTCGAAGCTTTGGCCAACACAGTTGAATCTGTTGCCATTAAGGAGTCCTGA